The following proteins are encoded in a genomic region of Cervus elaphus chromosome 15, mCerEla1.1, whole genome shotgun sequence:
- the ZNF25 gene encoding zinc finger protein 25: MNKYRGPVTFKDVTVEFTHEEWKLLDTAQRTLYREVMQENYSHLISVGYCANRPNAIFKLKQGKEPWILEVQFPRQNNPEDVCNTHDQGARCLESQAENSRNGELKKHQETHTSEKTYKCNECGKSFYQKSILIIHEHTHSKDKPSECEKSVSQNGHLTRQPKTPTREKTYECKECKKTFYHLSSLSRHLRTHAGEKPYECNQCEKSFYQKPHLMEHQKTHTGEKPFECTECGKFFYVKAYLMVHQKTHTGEKPYECKECRKSFSQKSHLTVHQRTHTGEKPYKCKECGKFFSRNSHLKTHQRTHTGEKPYECKECGKCFYQKSALTVHQRTHTGEKPFECNKCGKTFYYKSDLTKHQRKHTGEKPYECNECGKSFSVNSVLRLHQRTHTGEKPYECKECGKSFSQKSHFVIHQRKHTGEKPYECKECKETFFQKSKLTAHQKTHTEGKIL; the protein is encoded by the exons GGACCAGTAACATTTAAGGATGTTACTGTGGAATTCACCCATGAGGAATGGAAATTGCTGGACACTGCTCAGAGGACCCTATATAGAGAAGTGATGCAGGAGAACTACAGTCACCTCATCTCAGTGG GCTATTGTGCAAATAGGCCAAATGCAATCTTCAAGTTGAAGCAAGGAAAAGAACCATGGATATTAGAAGTACAATTTCCACGTCAGAACAACCCTG AAGATGTATGCAATACTCATGACCAAGGAGCAAGATGCCTGGAAAGCCAAGCTGAAAATTCAAG GAATGGAGAACTCAAGAAACATCAGGAAACTCATACCAGTGAGAAAACCtataaatgtaatgaatgtggaaaGTCCTTCTACCAGAAGTCTATCCTCATAATACATGAACATACTCACTCAAAGGACAAACCCAGCGAATGTGAGAAATCCGTCTCTCAGAATGGACACCTCACAAGACAACCAAAAACTCCTACCAGAGAGAAGACCTATGAATGTAAAGAATGTAAGAAAACTTTCTACCATCTGTCATCTCTCAGTAGACATTTGAGAACTCATGCAGGAGAGAAACCGTACGAATGTAATCAGTGTGAGAAATCCTTCTACCAGAAACCACACCTCATGGAACatcagaaaacacacacaggagaaaaacCCTTTGAATGTACTGAATGTGGGAAGTTCTTCTATGTTAAGGCATACCTCATGGTACatcagaaaacacacacaggggagaaaccatatgaatgtaaggaatgtaGGAAGTCCTTTTCCCAGAAATCACACCTCACAGTACATCAGAGAACACATACAGGGGAGAAACCCtataaatgtaaggaatgtgggaaatTCTTCTCTAGAAATTCACACCTCAAAACTCATCAGCGaactcacacaggagagaaaccctatgaatgtaaggaatgtggtaAATGCTTCTACCAAAAGTCAGCCTTAACAGTACATCAGCGAACTCATACAGGGGAGAAACCCTTTGAATGTAATAAATGTGGAAAAACCTTTTACTATAAATCGGACCTCACTAAACATCAGAGAaaacacacaggggagaagccctatgaatgtaatgaatgtggtaaatctttctctgtgaatTCAGTCCTCAGATTACATCAAAGgactcacacaggagagaaaccctatgaatgcaAGGAGTGTGGGAAATCCTTCTCTCAGAAGTCACACTTTGTCATACATCAGAGAaaacacacaggagagaaaccctatgaatgtaaggaGTGTAAGGAAACATTTTTTCAGAAATCAAAACTCACTGCACATcagaagacacacacagaagggaAAATCTTATAA